A single genomic interval of Microbacterium hydrocarbonoxydans harbors:
- a CDS encoding YihY/virulence factor BrkB family protein, which produces MSGSGDETSEPGRLDAAVERATALTRRTLGLFPVRVWRHFLQHNGFLLAAGVSYQALFAIFAAIYLAFAIAGLWLGGSAEAVDGLIDIINSYVPHLIQDPGGVFTPAQVQEIAANTTGVLSVTGLIALGTVIWTAIGWVTFSRRATRDIFGLPPDLRSYVMLKARDLLAALIFGVALIAGSLLSSASAAVLRWLLSLLGWDAGSAGLNLGIRLGTVVVSFVLLSGALAAMVRFLTGTSLRWRTIWPGALLGGGAMTILQYGAGFLLSYTPSNPLLATFAIFIGLLLWFRVNGVVMLVASSWIAVTAKDRDLPLLSPTEAERRIAEHRTLVAAARIRLRDAQETRDAAPWYAVWSAARAVRAAEDDLAALEASAPPPPETASPLAQRLRAELQRSARDVGGDR; this is translated from the coding sequence ATGTCCGGTTCCGGTGACGAGACGAGCGAGCCCGGCCGGCTGGATGCAGCCGTCGAACGGGCGACCGCGCTGACCCGGCGCACCCTCGGGCTGTTCCCGGTGCGCGTGTGGCGCCACTTCCTGCAGCACAACGGATTCCTGCTCGCGGCGGGCGTGAGCTACCAGGCGCTGTTCGCGATCTTCGCGGCGATCTACCTCGCCTTCGCCATCGCCGGCCTCTGGCTCGGAGGCAGCGCGGAGGCCGTCGACGGGCTGATCGACATCATCAACAGCTACGTCCCCCACCTGATCCAGGACCCCGGAGGCGTCTTCACGCCCGCCCAGGTGCAGGAGATCGCGGCCAACACGACCGGAGTGCTGAGCGTCACGGGACTCATCGCTCTCGGTACCGTCATCTGGACGGCGATCGGGTGGGTGACGTTCTCGCGTCGGGCGACCAGGGACATCTTCGGCCTGCCGCCTGACCTGCGCAGCTACGTCATGCTGAAGGCGAGGGATCTGCTGGCGGCGCTGATCTTCGGCGTCGCGCTGATCGCCGGCTCTCTGCTCAGCTCTGCCAGCGCCGCGGTGCTGCGGTGGCTGCTCAGCCTTCTCGGGTGGGATGCGGGCTCTGCCGGATTGAACCTGGGCATCCGCCTCGGCACCGTCGTCGTCTCGTTCGTCCTGCTCTCCGGAGCTCTTGCCGCGATGGTGCGCTTCCTCACCGGGACCTCGCTCCGCTGGCGCACGATCTGGCCGGGTGCGCTGCTCGGCGGCGGAGCGATGACGATCCTCCAGTACGGTGCGGGCTTCCTGCTCAGCTACACGCCGTCGAACCCGCTGCTGGCCACCTTCGCGATCTTCATCGGGCTGCTGCTGTGGTTCCGGGTCAACGGCGTGGTCATGCTGGTGGCCTCGTCGTGGATCGCCGTGACGGCGAAGGACCGAGACCTTCCGCTGCTGTCGCCGACGGAGGCCGAGCGGCGGATCGCCGAGCACCGGACTCTCGTCGCCGCTGCCCGCATCCGGCTGCGCGACGCCCAGGAGACTCGCGACGCCGCACCCTGGTATGCGGTGTGGTCGGCCGCTCGGGCCGTGCGCGCCGCAGAGGACGATCTCGCCGCGCTCGAGGCATCCGCTCCCCCGCCACCAGAGACCGCTTCGCCCCTCGCGCAGCGGCTCCGCGCCGAGCTGCAGCGCTCGGCTCGGGATGTCGGCGGCGATCGTTAG
- a CDS encoding succinate dehydrogenase iron-sulfur subunit yields MSNAIAEAPADTTEESGIQSFIVTFNIRRFDPEIDAEPHWVDYDVELYSTDRVLDALHKIKWEVDGSLSFRRSCAHGICGSDAMRINGRNRLACKTLIKDLDISKPIYVEAIKGLPLEKDLIVDMEPFFASYRDVQPFLVANSVPEKGKERVQSIVDREIFDDTTKCILCAACTSSCPVFWTDGQYFGPAAIVNAHRFIFDSRDDNAEVRLDILNDKEGVWRCRTTFNCSEACPRGIEVTKAIAEVKQAVLRGRP; encoded by the coding sequence ATGTCGAACGCCATCGCCGAAGCTCCCGCGGACACGACGGAGGAGAGCGGCATCCAGTCCTTCATCGTCACCTTCAACATCCGTCGGTTCGACCCCGAGATCGACGCCGAGCCGCACTGGGTGGACTACGACGTCGAGCTCTACTCGACCGACCGCGTGCTCGACGCCCTGCACAAGATCAAGTGGGAGGTCGACGGCTCGCTGAGCTTCCGTCGATCCTGCGCCCACGGCATCTGCGGATCCGACGCCATGCGCATCAACGGGCGCAACCGTCTCGCATGCAAGACGCTGATCAAGGACCTCGACATCTCGAAGCCGATCTACGTCGAGGCGATCAAGGGACTCCCGCTCGAGAAGGACCTGATCGTCGACATGGAGCCGTTCTTCGCGTCGTACCGCGACGTGCAGCCGTTCCTGGTCGCGAACTCGGTGCCCGAGAAGGGCAAGGAGCGCGTGCAGTCGATCGTCGACCGCGAGATCTTCGACGACACGACCAAGTGCATCCTCTGCGCCGCGTGCACCTCCTCGTGCCCTGTGTTCTGGACCGACGGACAGTACTTCGGCCCCGCGGCGATCGTGAACGCGCACCGCTTCATCTTCGACTCCCGCGATGACAACGCCGAGGTGCGCCTCGACATCCTGAACGACAAGGAAGGCGTGTGGCGCTGCCGCACGACCTTCAACTGCTCCGAGGCATGCCCTCGCGGCATCGAGGTCACCAAGGCCATCGCCGAGGTCAAGCAGGCCGTACTTCGCGGACGCCCCTGA
- the sdhA gene encoding succinate dehydrogenase flavoprotein subunit: MTTETQDSVVRDGVHYHQFDIVIVGAGGAGMRAAIEAGPGAKTAVISKLYPTRSHTGAAQGGMAAALANVEEDSWEWHTFDTVKGGDYLVDQDAAEILAKEAIDAVIDLENMGLPFNRTPEGKIDQRRFGGHTAEHGKTPVRRACYAADRTGHMILQTLFQNCVKLGINFFNEFYVLDLLTVKDADGKTQVSGVVAYDLSTGELHVFQAKAVIFATGGFGKIFKTTSNAHTLTGDGVGIVWRKGLPLEDLEFFQFHPTGLAGLGILLTEGARGEGAILRNASGERFMERYAPTIKDLAPRDIVARCMVQEVAEGRGAGPHKDYVLLDCTHLGAEVLETKLPDITEFARTYLGVDPVVEPVPVMPTAHYAMGGIPTNNNGEVLADNDTVVPGLYAAGECACVSVHGANRLGTNSLLDINVFGKRSGRNAVEYVKTAEFVPLPENPAGFVSGMLEGLRNNQGTERIAVLRKALQDEMDKGAQVFRTHESLEHVLGVIAELRERYKNVHVDDKGKRFNTDLLEAVELGFLLDIAEVVVYAAQNREESRGGHMRDDFPTRDDEKYMKHTMAYLTGDPHSSTPSDHIKLDWKPVVFTKNEQGELNYPPMERKY; encoded by the coding sequence GTGACTACCGAGACCCAGGATTCCGTCGTGCGCGACGGCGTGCACTACCACCAGTTCGACATCGTCATCGTGGGCGCCGGCGGCGCCGGCATGCGTGCTGCGATCGAGGCAGGACCCGGCGCGAAGACCGCCGTGATCTCCAAGCTCTACCCGACGCGCTCGCACACCGGTGCTGCGCAGGGCGGCATGGCGGCGGCCCTCGCGAACGTCGAGGAAGACAGCTGGGAGTGGCACACCTTCGACACGGTCAAGGGTGGCGACTACCTGGTCGACCAGGATGCCGCGGAGATCCTCGCCAAGGAGGCGATCGACGCGGTCATCGACCTCGAGAACATGGGGCTGCCGTTCAACCGCACCCCCGAGGGCAAGATCGACCAGCGCCGATTCGGCGGTCACACCGCCGAGCACGGCAAGACCCCGGTGCGTCGCGCCTGCTACGCGGCCGACCGCACAGGTCACATGATCCTGCAGACGCTCTTCCAGAACTGCGTCAAGCTCGGCATCAACTTCTTCAACGAGTTCTACGTGCTCGACCTGCTGACGGTGAAGGATGCCGACGGCAAGACGCAGGTGTCAGGCGTCGTCGCCTACGACCTCTCCACCGGTGAGCTGCACGTCTTCCAGGCCAAGGCCGTGATCTTCGCGACCGGCGGATTCGGCAAGATCTTCAAGACGACCTCCAACGCGCACACCCTCACCGGTGACGGCGTCGGGATCGTCTGGCGCAAGGGCCTGCCCCTCGAGGACCTGGAGTTCTTCCAGTTCCATCCGACCGGCCTCGCAGGTCTCGGCATCCTCCTGACCGAGGGAGCACGAGGCGAGGGAGCGATCCTGCGCAACGCCTCGGGTGAGCGCTTCATGGAGCGCTACGCGCCGACCATCAAGGACCTGGCACCGCGTGACATCGTCGCCCGCTGCATGGTCCAGGAGGTGGCCGAGGGCCGAGGAGCCGGCCCGCACAAGGACTACGTGCTGCTGGACTGCACGCACCTCGGCGCAGAGGTCCTCGAGACCAAGCTCCCCGACATCACGGAGTTCGCGCGCACCTACCTGGGCGTCGACCCGGTCGTCGAGCCGGTCCCGGTGATGCCGACCGCGCACTACGCCATGGGCGGCATCCCGACCAACAACAACGGCGAGGTGCTCGCCGACAACGACACCGTGGTGCCGGGCCTGTACGCCGCCGGCGAGTGCGCGTGCGTGTCGGTGCACGGAGCGAACCGTCTGGGCACCAACTCGCTGCTCGACATCAACGTCTTCGGCAAGCGCAGCGGCCGCAACGCGGTCGAGTACGTCAAGACGGCCGAGTTCGTCCCTCTTCCCGAGAACCCCGCCGGCTTCGTCTCCGGGATGCTGGAGGGCCTGCGCAACAACCAGGGCACCGAGCGCATCGCCGTGCTGCGCAAGGCGCTGCAGGACGAGATGGACAAGGGGGCGCAGGTCTTCCGCACGCACGAGTCCCTCGAGCACGTCCTCGGCGTGATCGCCGAGCTGCGCGAGCGGTACAAGAACGTGCACGTCGACGACAAGGGCAAGCGGTTCAACACCGATCTGCTCGAGGCCGTCGAGCTCGGCTTCCTCCTCGACATCGCCGAGGTCGTCGTCTACGCCGCGCAGAACCGTGAAGAGAGCCGCGGCGGTCACATGCGCGACGACTTCCCGACTCGCGATGACGAGAAGTACATGAAGCACACCATGGCCTACCTGACCGGCGACCCGCACTCCTCCACGCCGAGCGACCACATCAAGCTCGACTGGAAGCCTGTCGTCTTCACCAAGAACGAGCAGGGCGAGTTGAACTACCCGCCGATGGAGAGGAAGTACTGA
- a CDS encoding succinate dehydrogenase hydrophobic membrane anchor subunit: MTAQTVSAPVRRRRGFNLEKWGWLFMRASGVVLVVLIFGHLFINLMVGEGIHALDFAFIAGKFATPFWQWWDVIMLWLALIHGANGMRTIVNDYVTNNTARKALTWALGLAAALLIILGTLVVFTFDPCLGVTESSTLWEQCQTLGK, from the coding sequence ATGACCGCTCAGACCGTCTCAGCGCCCGTGCGTCGTCGGCGCGGATTCAACCTCGAGAAGTGGGGCTGGCTCTTCATGCGCGCCTCCGGGGTCGTGCTCGTCGTGCTCATCTTCGGACACCTGTTCATCAACCTCATGGTCGGCGAGGGCATCCACGCCCTCGACTTCGCGTTCATCGCCGGCAAGTTCGCCACTCCGTTCTGGCAGTGGTGGGACGTCATCATGCTCTGGCTCGCCCTGATCCACGGCGCCAACGGCATGCGCACGATCGTCAACGACTACGTCACGAACAACACCGCTCGCAAGGCGCTGACCTGGGCCCTGGGCCTGGCTGCCGCCCTGCTCATCATCCTCGGCACGCTGGTCGTCTTCACCTTCGACCCGTGCCTCGGCGTGACCGAGTCGAGCACGCTGTGGGAACAGTGCCAGACGCTGGGCAAGTAG